From Vanacampus margaritifer isolate UIUO_Vmar chromosome 8, RoL_Vmar_1.0, whole genome shotgun sequence, a single genomic window includes:
- the rdh5 gene encoding retinol dehydrogenase 5, translated as MEFVYELLGDDAWLYISATFAVLWIVAWLYRDSLEIEDLADKYVFVSGCDSGFGNLLCKKLERKGFHVLAGCLTEKGAEELKKTTGPYLKTVLLDVTSQDSIQKAMEWTKKEVGDSGLWGIVNNAGRSLPMGPTEWMKVEDFHSTLKVNMNGAIGMTVTFLPLVKKARGRVVNVTSVLGRVAANGGGYCISKFAVESFSDCLRRDINYFGVNVCIIEPGFFKTAVTSLDPIEKELHRLWNQLSPEVQASYGDKYLDKYIRIQRFIMNAICDSDLTKVTSCMEHALTAVYPRTRYSAGWDAKLLWIPLSYMPSCVVDIGLKLVLPRPSKSV; from the exons ATGGAGTTTGTTTATGAGCTCTTAGG GGACGATGCTTGGCTGTACATCAGCGCCACCTTTGCGGTGTTGTGGATTGTTGCGTGGCTGTACAGGGACAGCCTGGAGATCGAAGACTTGGCCGACAAATACGTCTTCGTGAGCGGCTGCGACTCGGGCTTCGGAAACCTGCTGTGCAAGAAGCTCGAACGAAAGGGCTTCCACGTGCTGGCCGGATGTCTCACCGAAAAAGGAGCCGAGGAGCTGAAGAAGACGACGGGGCCATACTTGAAGACGGTGCTGCTGGATGTGACCAGCCAGGACAGCATCCAGAAAGCCATGGAGTGGACCAAGAAGGAGGTTGGCGATAGCG GACTCTGGGGCATCGTGAACAACGCTGGCCGCTCTCTGCCCATGGGGCCCACCGAGTGGATGAAAGTGGAGGACTTCCACAGCACCCTCAAGGTCAACATGAACGGCGCGATCGGCATGACCGTCACCTTCCTGCCCCTGGTCAAGAAAGCCCGCGGGCGCGTGGTCAACGTGACGTCGGTGCTGGGCCGGGTGGCGGCAAACGGCGGCGGCTATTGCATCTCCAAGTTCGCCGTGGAGTCTTTCTCTGACTGCCTCAG GAGAGATATCAACTACTTCGGGGTGAACGTGTGCATCATTGAGCCGGGCTTCTTCAAGACAGCCGTGACCAGTCTGGATCCCATCGAGAAGGAACTGCACCGCTTGTGGAACCAGCTCAGCCCCGAAGTGCAAGCAAGCTATGGGGACAAATACCTGGACAAGT ACATTCGGATCCAGCGCTTCATCATGAATGCCATCTGCGACTCGGACCTGACCAAGGTGACCAGCTGCATGGAGCACGCACTGACGGCCGTGTACCCTCGGACCCGCTACAGTGCCGGGTGGGACGCCAAGCTCCTGTGGATCCCGCTGTCGTACATGCCGTCCTGCGTGGTGGATATCGGACTCAAGCTGGTTCTGCCTCGTCCGTCCAAGAGCGTGTGA
- the LOC144056342 gene encoding elastase-1-like isoform X2, with amino-acid sequence MLRFLLLTTLAALVLAELEPQPRFLEDDEAEERVVGGEVARANSWPWQISLQYKSGSSFYHTCGGTLIKKGWVMTAAHCVDRSRTWRVVLGDHNINSHEGKEQYMSVSRVYLHPRWNSNNVAGGFDIALLRLSSEASLNNYVQLGAIPPSGEILPHNNNCYISGWGRTQTGGQLSAQLKQAYLPVVAHSTCSSYGWWGSTVKKSMVCAGGASESGCQGDSGGPLNCSVNGKWVVHGVTSFVSSSGCNAYRKPTVFTRVSDYISWMNGIMG; translated from the exons ATGTTGAGGTTTCTGTTGCTGACCACTCTCGCCGCACTGG TGCTGGCTGAGCTGGAGCCCCAGCCTCGGTTCTTGGAGGATGACGAAGCCGAAGAAAGAGTCGTTGGAGGAGAGGTGGCGAGAGCCAACTCCTGGCCCTGGCAG ATCTCTCTTCAGTACAAATCTGGCAGCAGCTTTTACCACACCTGCGGAGGAACACTGATCAAGAAAGGCTGGGTGATGACGGCTGCTCACTGCGTCGACCG TTCCAGGACTTGGCGTGTGGTTCTGGGAGACCACAACATCAACAGCCACGAGGGCAAAGAGCAGTACATGAGCGTGAGTCGCGTCTACCTTCACCCCAGGTGGAACTCCAACAACGTCGCCGGAGG TTTTGACATTGCTCTGCTGCGTCTGTCCTCTGAGGCTTCCCTCAACAACTACGTCCAGCTGGGTGCCATCCCACCCTCTGGTGAGATCCTGCCCCACAACAACAACTGCTACATCAGCGGTTGGGGACGCACTCAGA CTGGAGGTCAGCTGTCCGCCCAGCTGAAGCAGGCCTACCTCCCTGTGGTGGCTCACAGCACGTGCTCCAGCTATGGATGGTGGGGCAGCACGGTCAAGAAATCGATGGTCTGTGCCGGCGGAGCCAGCGAGTCCGGTTGCCAG GGTGACTCCGGCGGCCCCCTGAACTGCAGCGTGAACGGCAAGTGGGTGGTGCACGGCGTGACCAGCTTCGTGTCGTCATCCGGCTGCAACGCCTACCGGAAGCCCACCGTCTTCACCCGCGTGTCCGACTACATCAGCTGGATGAACGGC ataatgGGTTGA
- the LOC144056185 gene encoding elastase-1-like isoform X3, protein MTAAHCVDSRRTWRVVLGEHDLNSNSGREQVMSVSRVYIHPRWNSNNVAAGYDIALLRLSAEASLNSYVQLGSLPPSGQILPHNNRCYITGWGLTSTGGSLSPQLKQAYLPLVGHKTCTSSSWWGSSIKTTMVCAGGASESGCNGDSGGPLNCLVNGTYYVHGIASFVSGYGCNAPRKPTVFTRVSAYNEWMDSVGDITD, encoded by the exons CCGTAGGACGTGGCGTGTGGTTCTGGGCGAGCACGACCTGAACAGCAACAGCGGCAGGGAGCAGGTCATGAGTGTCAGCCGCGTTTACATCCACCCAAGATGGAATTCCAACAATGTGGCCGCTGG CTACGACATCGCCCTGCTGCGCCTATCTGCCGAGGCCTCCCTCAACTCTTACGTGCAGTTGGGCTCTCTGCCCCCTTCCGGACAGATCCTGCCCCACAACAACCGCTGCTACATCACCGGATGGGGACTCACCTCCA CTGGCGGCAGCCTGTCCCCGCAACTCAAACAGGCCTACCTTCCCCTGGTGGGTCACAAGACCTGCACCAGCTCCAGCTGGTGGGGTAGCAGCATCAAGACCACCATGGTGTGTGCCGGAGGTGCTTCCGAGTCTGGATGCAAC GGCGACTCTGGCGGCCCTCTCAACTGCCTGGTGAACGGAACATACTACGTGCACGGCATCGCCAGCTTCGTGTCCGGCTATGGATGCAACGCGCCCAGGAAACCCACCGTCTTCACCCGCGTTTCCGCCTACAACGAATGGATGGACTCGGTGGGTGACATCACTGactaa
- the LOC144056342 gene encoding elastase-1-like isoform X1, translating into MNTLTLLLGVSLLGSVLAELEPQPRFLEDDEAEERVVGGEVARANSWPWQISLQYKSGSSFYHTCGGTLIKKGWVMTAAHCVDRSRTWRVVLGDHNINSHEGKEQYMSVSRVYLHPRWNSNNVAGGFDIALLRLSSEASLNNYVQLGAIPPSGEILPHNNNCYISGWGRTQTGGQLSAQLKQAYLPVVAHSTCSSYGWWGSTVKKSMVCAGGASESGCQGDSGGPLNCSVNGKWVVHGVTSFVSSSGCNAYRKPTVFTRVSDYISWMNGIMG; encoded by the exons ATGAATACTCTGACGTTATTGCTTGGTGTATCCTTGCTGGGTTCAGTGCTGGCTGAGCTGGAGCCCCAGCCTCGGTTCTTGGAGGATGACGAAGCCGAAGAAAGAGTCGTTGGAGGAGAGGTGGCGAGAGCCAACTCCTGGCCCTGGCAG ATCTCTCTTCAGTACAAATCTGGCAGCAGCTTTTACCACACCTGCGGAGGAACACTGATCAAGAAAGGCTGGGTGATGACGGCTGCTCACTGCGTCGACCG TTCCAGGACTTGGCGTGTGGTTCTGGGAGACCACAACATCAACAGCCACGAGGGCAAAGAGCAGTACATGAGCGTGAGTCGCGTCTACCTTCACCCCAGGTGGAACTCCAACAACGTCGCCGGAGG TTTTGACATTGCTCTGCTGCGTCTGTCCTCTGAGGCTTCCCTCAACAACTACGTCCAGCTGGGTGCCATCCCACCCTCTGGTGAGATCCTGCCCCACAACAACAACTGCTACATCAGCGGTTGGGGACGCACTCAGA CTGGAGGTCAGCTGTCCGCCCAGCTGAAGCAGGCCTACCTCCCTGTGGTGGCTCACAGCACGTGCTCCAGCTATGGATGGTGGGGCAGCACGGTCAAGAAATCGATGGTCTGTGCCGGCGGAGCCAGCGAGTCCGGTTGCCAG GGTGACTCCGGCGGCCCCCTGAACTGCAGCGTGAACGGCAAGTGGGTGGTGCACGGCGTGACCAGCTTCGTGTCGTCATCCGGCTGCAACGCCTACCGGAAGCCCACCGTCTTCACCCGCGTGTCCGACTACATCAGCTGGATGAACGGC ataatgGGTTGA
- the bloc1s1 gene encoding biogenesis of lysosome-related organelles complex 1 subunit 1: MKMLSRLLKEHQAKQNERKEQQERRRREAISAATCLTEALVDHLNVGVAQAYVNQRKLDHEVKTLQVQAGQFSKQTAQWISMVEGFNQALKEIGDVENWARSIEMDMRTIATSLEYVHKGQLQSAPS, encoded by the exons ATGAAGATGTTGTCTCGTTTGCTGAAGGAGCACCAAGCAAAGCAAAACGAGCGGAAGGAGCAACAAG AACGACGTAGGCGTGAAGCCATTTCTGCAGCCACCTGCCTTACGGAAGCCCTGGTGGACCATCTCAACGTCGG TGTGGCCCAGGCATACGTCAACCAGCGCAAGCTCGACCACGAGGTGAAAACACTCCAAGTGCAGGCCGGTCAGTTTTCCAAGCAGACTGCACAGTGGATCAGCATGGTGGAGGGCTTCAATCAGGCCTTGAAG GAAATTGGCGACGTGGAGAACTGGGCCCGCAGCATCGAGATGGACATGAGGACCATCGCCACATCTCTGGAGTACGTGCACAAGGGTCAGCTTCAGTCGGCCCCCTCGTAG